A single genomic interval of Bos javanicus breed banteng chromosome 26, ARS-OSU_banteng_1.0, whole genome shotgun sequence harbors:
- the LOC133239505 gene encoding spermadhesin Z13 → MKLSSVIPWALLLSTASSDSTDGLLVKDKHLCGDLYGEEYGVIFPYLGLHTECLWIIKMDPGYRILLEVRDVHLNCNKESLEIIEGPPESSNSRKICDTSHAEYTSCTNTMTVKYTRKPNHPAPNFFLIFRRVL, encoded by the exons ATGAAGCTGTCCAGTGTCATCCCTTGGGCCTTGCTGCTAAGCACAG cCTCATCGGATTCAACTGACGGGCTTCTCG TTAAAGATAAACATTTGTGTGGGGACCTTTATGGAGAGGAATATGGAGTGATCTTCCCCTATCTGGGACTGCATACGGAATGCCTCTGGATCATCAAGATGGACCCAGGTTACAGAATTCTTTTGGAAGTACGCGATGTCCA CCTCAACTGTAATAAAGAGTCTCTCGAGATTATAGAGGGGCCGCCAGAATCTTCTAATTCACGGAAGATTTGTGACACTTCACACGCGGAATACACATCTTGTACCAACACCATGACCGTCAAGTACACAAGAAAGCCCAACCACCCAGCGCctaatttcttcttaattttccGTCGTGTGTTGTAG